One Hordeum vulgare subsp. vulgare chromosome 4H, MorexV3_pseudomolecules_assembly, whole genome shotgun sequence DNA window includes the following coding sequences:
- the LOC123451066 gene encoding probable histone H2AXa encodes MSSPGAGAGGRGKAKATKSVSRSSKAGLQFPVGRIARYLKAGKYAERVGAGAPVYLSAVLEYLAAEVLELAGNAARDNKKTRIVPRHIQLAVRNDEELSKLLGSVTIANGGVMPNINQVLLPKKAGAKGEIGSISQEF; translated from the exons ATGAGTTCCCCGGGAGCAGGCGCCGGCGGCCGCGGCAAGGCCAAGGCGACCAAGTCGGTGTCGCGGTCGTCCAAGGCCGGCCTCCAGTTCCCCGTCGGCCGCATCGCGCGCTACCTCAAGGCCGGCAAGTACGCCGAGCGCGTCGGCGCCGGCGCCCCCGTCTACCTCTCCGCCGTCCTCGAGTACCTCGCCGCCGAG GTGCTGGAGCTGGCGGGGAACGCGGCGCGGGACAACAAGAAGACCCGGATCGTGCCGCGGCACATCCAGCTGGCGGTGCGCAACGACGAGGAGCTGAGCAAGCTGCTGGGCTCGGTGACGATCGCCAACGGCGGCGTGATGCCCAACATCAACCAGGTGCTGCTGCCCAAGAAGGCCGGGGCCAAGGGGGAGATCGGGTCCATCTCCCAGGAGTTCTGA
- the LOC123446446 gene encoding uncharacterized protein LOC123446446: MSSDAPQTIQSPKAAVDSLAAILGRALPDSLAAADDPASALLHDDGVARAVTGRLRGAGSGAGHDALCGWLYGAFQSGLPVLQLAVLRFVPTLAGVYMSRSVSRKPLAGFEAVLLTLYAHAVAQRGAGEAETVALPNMANPSVYHEAVKPAAAAPKPAKAADPDVAELSPALEPHGTMRATRRARIVGAVLELYHAKLALMPLSSKMDFCEFCVAWSGKHGSDEKARIASAQSGEERWRRVPMPWELFQPALRIVGHCLLGPTNSDELRTQATRAAQCLYLRAMETMDARAVLACRSVVRLSQMAEEPIPEPSFSGAVEANMAELEAMRANILSGKN; the protein is encoded by the coding sequence ATGTCCTCCGACGCGCCACAGACGATCCAGAGCCCCAAGGCCGCCGTCGACTCGCTCGCCGCCATCCTGGGCCGCGCGCTCCCGGACTCCCTCGCCGCGGCCGACGACCCCGCGTCCGCGCTCCTCCACGACGACGGCGTCGCCCGCGCCGTCACGGGGCGCCTCCGCGGCGCTGGCTCGGGGGCCGGCCACGACGCGCTCTGCGGCTGGCTCTACGGCGCCTTCCAGTCCGGCCTCCCGGTGCTGCAGCTCGCGGTGCTGCGCTTCGTGCCGACCCTCGCCGGCGTGTACATGTCCCGTTCCGTCTCCCGCAAGCCGCTCGCCGGGTTCGAGGCCGTGCTCCTCACGCTGTACGCGCACGCCGTGGCGCAGCGGGGCGCCGGGGAGGCCGAGACCGTAGCGCTGCCCAACATGGCCAACCCCAGCGTGTACCACGAGGCGGTCAAGCCCGCGGCCGCGGCGCCCAAGCCGGCCAAGGCCGCCGACCCCGACGTCGCCGAGCTCTCCCCGGCGCTGGAGCCGCACGGCACCATGCGCGCCACGCGCCGCGCCCGCATCGTCGGCGCCGTGCTGGAGCTCTACCACGCCAAGCTCGCGCTCATGCCGCTGTCCTCCAAGATGGACTTCTGCGAGTTCTGCGTCGCGTGGTCGGGGAAGCACGGCAGCGACGAGAAGGCTCGGATCGCGTCAGCCCAGAGCGGCGAGGAGAGGTGGCGGAGGGTGCCTATGCCGTGGGAGCTGTTCCAGCCGGCGCTGCGGATTGTCGGGCATTGCCTGCTGGGCCCGACCAACTCGGACGAGCTGAGGACGCAGGCCACCCGGGCGGCGCAGTGCCTGTACCTGagggccatggagaccatggacgcgCGCGCCGTGCTGGCCTGCAGGAGCGTCGTCAGGCTGTCGCAGATGGCGGAGGAGCCGATCCCGGAGCCGTCCTTCTCCGGCGCCGTCGAGGCCAACATGGCAGAGCTGGAAGCCATGAGGGCCAACATCCTTAGCGGCAAGAACTAA